One window of the Candidatus Microbacterium colombiense genome contains the following:
- a CDS encoding amino acid permease → MTPLPGEKSLPNVLPNTTATQVPLRRLQRTMDARHLIMIALGGVIGSGLFLSSGYTISQAGPLGAIVAYLIGAFVVYLVMACLGELAIAYPVSGAFHIYAARSIGPATGFTTAWLYWLCWVVALGSEFTAAGILMQRWFPGVPVWLWCLIFASVLFLLNAISARVFGEAEFWFSLVKVVAIVALIVLGGAAIFGFTPLSTESSPAILFSNFETPGGLFPNGFSGVIVTALAVFYAFSGSELIGVAAGETKDPAKNIPKALRSTVLRLVVLFVGAIAVIAAILPYDQASVTSSPFVDVFQYVGVPYAPDIMNFVIITALLSAGNSGLFSCARMLFSLAEEGHAPKAFTRLTKRGVPLIALSVSILIGLVSLVTSVVAAGTVYLVLVSIAGFAVVAVWMSIVASQFFHRRKFVREGGRVQDLAYRTPLYPALPIVAFSLLLISIIAIAFDPNQVAALYFGVPFVGLCYLYFWWRHGRKGTRNDLVQNHEAAPVDA, encoded by the coding sequence ATGACGCCTCTTCCCGGGGAGAAATCCCTCCCCAACGTCTTGCCGAACACGACGGCCACGCAAGTGCCGCTCCGCCGCCTCCAGCGCACGATGGATGCCAGACACCTGATCATGATCGCGCTCGGCGGGGTGATCGGCTCCGGCCTGTTCCTCAGCTCCGGCTACACGATCTCGCAGGCAGGTCCCCTCGGCGCGATCGTCGCGTACCTGATCGGCGCCTTCGTCGTCTACCTCGTCATGGCCTGCCTCGGCGAGCTCGCCATCGCCTACCCGGTATCCGGCGCCTTCCACATCTACGCCGCGCGCTCGATCGGGCCGGCGACCGGATTCACGACCGCCTGGCTGTACTGGCTCTGCTGGGTCGTCGCCCTGGGATCGGAGTTCACGGCCGCGGGCATCCTGATGCAGCGCTGGTTCCCCGGAGTCCCCGTATGGCTGTGGTGCCTGATCTTCGCGTCGGTGCTGTTCCTGCTGAACGCGATCTCGGCCCGCGTGTTCGGCGAGGCGGAGTTCTGGTTCTCACTCGTCAAGGTCGTCGCGATCGTCGCCCTGATCGTGCTCGGTGGTGCGGCCATCTTCGGCTTCACGCCGTTGTCGACCGAGTCCTCACCCGCCATCCTCTTCAGCAACTTCGAGACGCCGGGCGGCCTGTTCCCGAACGGCTTCAGCGGCGTGATCGTCACCGCGCTCGCGGTCTTCTACGCCTTCAGCGGCTCGGAGCTCATCGGGGTCGCCGCTGGCGAGACCAAGGACCCGGCCAAGAACATCCCCAAGGCGCTGCGCTCGACCGTGCTGCGACTCGTCGTGCTCTTCGTCGGTGCCATCGCCGTGATCGCCGCGATCCTGCCCTACGACCAGGCCAGCGTCACCAGCAGCCCCTTCGTCGACGTCTTCCAGTACGTGGGAGTGCCCTACGCGCCCGACATCATGAACTTCGTGATCATCACCGCGCTGCTCTCCGCCGGCAACAGCGGACTCTTCTCGTGCGCACGCATGCTGTTCTCGCTCGCGGAGGAGGGCCACGCGCCGAAGGCGTTCACGCGCCTCACGAAGCGGGGAGTGCCGCTCATCGCCCTCAGCGTCAGCATCCTGATCGGTCTGGTCTCGCTGGTCACCAGCGTGGTCGCGGCCGGCACCGTGTACCTCGTGCTGGTCTCCATCGCCGGATTCGCGGTCGTCGCCGTATGGATGTCGATCGTCGCCTCGCAGTTCTTCCACCGGCGCAAGTTCGTGCGTGAAGGGGGGCGGGTGCAGGACCTCGCGTACCGGACCCCGCTCTACCCCGCGCTGCCGATCGTCGCCTTCTCGCTGCTGCTGATCTCGATCATCGCGATCGCGTTCGACCCGAACCAGGTCGCTGCCCTCTACTTCGGGGTGCCGTTCGTCGGCCTCTGCTACCTCTACTTCTGGTGGCGGCACGGGCGCAAGGGCACGCGCAACGACCTCGTGCAGAACCACGAAGCCGCACCCGTCGACGCGTGA
- the alr gene encoding alanine racemase: MTNPVSAGGWVEIDRSAIAHNIRTIRAELGDQVEFCAVVKADAYGHGIDIVTPLLAAQQVGIIGIASNDDAAAVRGGGFTGRLMRVRPAGRDEIDDAIRFGIEEWIGGVEHAGIISAVAAARGIRIPVHLSLNSTGLGRDGIEVGDVGGVRAARAVRTDPHLEVVGVCSHFPCEDEADVIAGSRTFDAQSRAVLGGDVAAAAVIDSRSGETMIARHCATTYAALHVPESRFDLARIGAALYGDTDALGGVLRPAMRVVSRIAAINSYAGGSTVGYDRWHRLDADARLALIPLGYADGFHRSLSGTGEVLIRGQRARIVDRIAMNSFLVDVSHISGAAPADEVVLFGAQGDQVITSVDVDRAHGSIAADLYVAWGRLLPRRTVSAAGASG; this comes from the coding sequence GTGACGAATCCCGTGTCCGCGGGCGGATGGGTGGAGATCGACCGGAGTGCGATCGCCCACAACATCCGCACGATCCGCGCAGAACTCGGCGACCAGGTCGAGTTCTGCGCGGTCGTGAAGGCCGACGCCTACGGGCACGGGATCGACATCGTGACGCCGCTGCTCGCGGCGCAGCAGGTCGGCATCATCGGGATCGCCTCGAACGATGATGCCGCGGCCGTGCGCGGAGGTGGCTTCACCGGCCGGCTGATGCGGGTGCGCCCCGCGGGCCGGGACGAGATCGACGACGCCATCCGCTTCGGCATCGAGGAGTGGATCGGCGGCGTCGAGCATGCGGGCATCATCAGCGCCGTCGCCGCGGCGCGTGGCATCCGCATCCCGGTGCACCTCTCGCTCAACTCGACCGGACTCGGCCGGGACGGGATCGAGGTGGGTGACGTCGGGGGCGTGCGCGCGGCGCGCGCCGTGCGCACGGATCCGCACCTCGAGGTCGTGGGGGTCTGCTCTCACTTCCCCTGCGAAGACGAGGCGGATGTCATCGCGGGGAGCCGCACGTTCGACGCGCAATCCCGCGCTGTGCTCGGCGGCGATGTCGCAGCCGCCGCCGTGATCGACAGTCGCTCGGGCGAGACGATGATCGCGCGGCACTGCGCGACGACCTACGCGGCATTGCACGTGCCGGAGTCCCGGTTCGACCTGGCGCGTATCGGAGCGGCGCTCTATGGAGACACCGATGCGCTGGGCGGTGTTCTGCGCCCGGCGATGCGCGTGGTGTCGCGCATCGCCGCGATCAACTCCTACGCGGGCGGCAGCACAGTGGGATACGACCGCTGGCACCGGCTCGACGCGGATGCGCGCCTGGCGCTCATCCCACTCGGGTACGCCGACGGCTTCCACCGAAGCCTCAGCGGCACCGGAGAGGTGCTCATCCGTGGGCAGCGGGCACGCATCGTGGACCGCATCGCGATGAACAGCTTCCTGGTCGACGTCTCGCACATCTCCGGCGCGGCACCCGCTGACGAGGTCGTGCTCTTCGGGGCTCAGGGTGACCAGGTGATCACCTCCGTGGATGTCGATCGCGCGCACGGCAGCATCGCCGCAGATCTCTACGTCGCGTGGGGACGGCTGCTCCCTCGCCGCACCGTGAGTGCCGCCGGCGCCTCCGGATAG
- a CDS encoding IclR family transcriptional regulator, translating into MPSAPEAPAPSSSMGRGLDVLTTLAALIRDGHRTTVGEIARALGRERSQVSRTLATLDRSGLVERHPDRSFTLAWGWYAAAQELTAQRLRTQGLAVLEQLSAHLGEATFLSVLQGDTTLTTLESLPTDSRMIGSWIGRAYPAYCSDAGRAALWDASAAEVRAIFAATEFSPQGPNTPVSVDDFLARLDEDRRRGYTIVDQEAEPGLYSVAAPVWDFRGEVVGAVQVVGTRAEIQARTAECGEACARAAGALSRQLGAPASATD; encoded by the coding sequence ATGCCGTCCGCCCCCGAAGCCCCTGCGCCGTCGAGCAGCATGGGCCGTGGTCTCGACGTGCTCACCACGCTCGCCGCGCTGATCAGGGACGGCCACCGGACCACCGTCGGTGAGATCGCTCGCGCACTCGGCCGCGAGCGCTCGCAGGTGTCGCGCACCCTGGCGACCCTCGACCGTTCCGGACTCGTCGAGCGACACCCCGACCGCTCGTTCACCCTCGCCTGGGGCTGGTATGCCGCCGCCCAGGAGTTGACAGCGCAACGCCTGCGCACACAAGGGCTCGCCGTGCTGGAGCAACTCTCCGCGCACCTCGGCGAGGCCACGTTCCTGAGCGTGCTGCAGGGCGACACGACGCTGACGACGCTCGAGAGCCTGCCGACGGATTCTCGCATGATCGGATCCTGGATCGGCCGCGCGTACCCCGCTTACTGCAGCGATGCCGGACGCGCCGCCCTGTGGGATGCCTCGGCGGCGGAGGTGCGTGCGATCTTCGCCGCAACCGAATTCTCCCCCCAGGGGCCGAACACACCGGTGTCGGTCGACGACTTCCTGGCACGGCTCGACGAGGACCGGCGGCGCGGTTACACGATCGTCGATCAGGAGGCGGAACCGGGGCTGTACTCGGTGGCCGCGCCCGTGTGGGATTTCCGCGGCGAGGTCGTCGGGGCGGTACAGGTGGTGGGAACCCGTGCGGAGATCCAGGCGCGCACCGCGGAGTGCGGGGAGGCTTGCGCGCGCGCAGCCGGCGCCCTGTCGCGGCAGCTCGGCGCTCCCGCCTCCGCCACTGACTGA
- a CDS encoding homoserine dehydrogenase, with protein sequence MTHHDLALIGFGGVNRALAEIIRDRGAALADDLGFVLRVVAITDLRLGSLMQSDGIDLDAALAMTGTETFAGMPGGDAEPRNDYVIRHTTADVISEATFTNPIDGEPAISHVRAALESGKSVTTTNKGPVALAGAALNRLAEENGARFEYEGSVMSGTPVLRLAGETLKGLRISRIQGILNGTSNFVLGQMEGGKSLEDAVAEAQALGYAEADPTADIEGSDVQLKVVILANELLGADLTTADVPRTGISGITASDVIAAAAAGEHWKLIGTVSRDESGTVTASVEPLSLDADHPLAGISGATNAVAFTTDLLGTVTMSGPGAGRIETAYALLSDIIAIDAHQKSYAGAVR encoded by the coding sequence GTGACTCACCACGACCTCGCCCTCATCGGCTTCGGAGGCGTCAATCGCGCCCTCGCCGAGATCATCCGCGACCGCGGTGCCGCGCTCGCCGACGACCTCGGCTTCGTCCTGCGGGTCGTCGCGATCACCGACCTCCGCCTCGGCTCCCTCATGCAGAGCGACGGCATCGACCTCGACGCCGCCCTCGCGATGACCGGTACAGAGACATTCGCCGGGATGCCGGGCGGCGACGCAGAGCCCCGCAACGACTACGTGATCCGCCACACCACCGCCGACGTCATCTCAGAGGCGACGTTCACGAACCCTATCGACGGCGAGCCCGCGATCTCGCATGTGCGTGCGGCCCTCGAAAGCGGCAAGAGCGTCACCACCACCAACAAGGGGCCGGTCGCGCTCGCCGGCGCCGCGCTCAACCGCCTGGCCGAGGAGAACGGCGCGCGCTTCGAGTACGAAGGCTCCGTCATGAGCGGAACGCCCGTGCTCCGTCTGGCGGGCGAGACACTCAAGGGCCTGCGCATCTCGCGCATCCAGGGCATCCTGAACGGCACCAGCAACTTCGTGCTCGGCCAGATGGAGGGCGGCAAGTCGCTCGAGGATGCCGTCGCCGAGGCGCAGGCGCTCGGATACGCCGAGGCCGACCCCACCGCCGACATCGAAGGCTCCGACGTGCAGCTGAAGGTCGTCATCCTGGCGAACGAACTCCTCGGCGCAGACCTCACGACGGCTGATGTGCCCCGCACCGGCATCAGCGGCATCACCGCGAGCGACGTGATCGCGGCCGCTGCAGCCGGTGAGCATTGGAAACTGATCGGCACGGTCTCGCGCGACGAGTCCGGCACCGTCACGGCATCCGTGGAGCCGCTCTCGCTGGACGCAGACCACCCGCTCGCCGGCATCTCCGGCGCCACGAACGCCGTCGCGTTCACGACCGACCTGCTCGGCACCGTCACGATGTCCGGCCCCGGTGCCGGTCGCATCGAGACCGCATACGCACTGCTCTCTGACATCATCGCGATCGACGCCCACCAGAAGTCGTACGCCGGAGCCGTGCGGTGA
- a CDS encoding M15 family metallopeptidase, producing MPFSPHAQHAAPRSPIRGPALPVGLAVTALGMMFSLGSAQIEPPSTVTIPEPAAAMQVPSVQVGSATAVDPCTDASVQKALGAGDDAAVIAGFGGGVSFRDAVVAGNAPCISLSDPARIWVVVNKARPLEPADYAPATLGDVPLQMTTLSGEVRADVAAAVGEMAGGASDAGVGRVGANNGYRSYGLQVTTYDAHVRSQGQEDADAGSARPGHSEHQTGLALDVVACDAQCGGLDGFGATAQSAWVAEHAWEYGFVVRYEDSGTAVTGYAPEPWHLRYIGVDLAAAYHDGGFHTLEEFFGLPAAPDYTH from the coding sequence ATGCCCTTCTCGCCGCACGCTCAGCATGCGGCCCCGCGCTCCCCGATCCGGGGGCCTGCGCTGCCGGTCGGTCTCGCGGTGACGGCGCTCGGCATGATGTTCTCCTTGGGGTCGGCGCAGATCGAGCCGCCGTCGACGGTGACGATCCCTGAGCCGGCGGCCGCGATGCAGGTGCCGTCGGTGCAGGTCGGATCGGCCACCGCCGTCGACCCGTGCACGGACGCGTCGGTGCAGAAGGCGCTGGGCGCGGGAGACGACGCCGCGGTGATCGCGGGCTTCGGTGGGGGAGTGAGTTTCCGCGATGCGGTCGTCGCCGGCAACGCGCCCTGTATCTCGCTCAGTGATCCTGCGCGGATCTGGGTCGTCGTGAACAAGGCCCGTCCGCTGGAGCCCGCGGACTACGCCCCGGCGACCCTCGGTGACGTGCCGCTGCAGATGACGACCCTCTCCGGTGAGGTGCGGGCGGATGTCGCGGCGGCCGTCGGCGAGATGGCCGGCGGCGCATCCGATGCGGGTGTCGGTCGGGTCGGCGCGAACAACGGTTACCGCTCCTACGGCCTGCAGGTCACGACCTACGACGCGCACGTGCGTTCGCAGGGCCAGGAGGATGCCGACGCGGGGTCGGCGCGTCCGGGGCACAGCGAGCACCAGACCGGGCTCGCCCTCGACGTCGTGGCGTGCGATGCGCAGTGCGGCGGCCTCGACGGGTTCGGCGCGACCGCTCAGAGTGCGTGGGTGGCGGAGCATGCGTGGGAGTACGGATTCGTGGTGCGCTACGAGGACTCCGGCACGGCGGTGACCGGTTACGCGCCCGAGCCGTGGCACCTGCGGTACATCGGCGTCGACCTCGCCGCGGCGTATCACGACGGCGGATTCCACACGCTCGAGGAGTTCTTCGGGCTCCCCGCGGCACCCGACTACACGCACTGA
- a CDS encoding IclR family transcriptional regulator C-terminal domain-containing protein, translating into MASSSLVQGLSLLDAAVAQERRARPGLNASRLSEHTEIERSRVSRLTQELRARQFLTRDDDALFSAGPAFFGTAAVLNAEWLRAARVALRALAAQLGVNALITVADGARGVLLRYERSRDGSDRSIREGLVTPIWCTGAGRALLWDHTPEQLEALLDDVQFIGVGGPTAARSTDDVRAMQVRDIADGLISASEEYDEGIDEFALPIRRGGAVIASLAVRGRHRSKGATKETRALLAQFARELTAAADGA; encoded by the coding sequence GTGGCTTCCTCCTCACTCGTGCAGGGCCTGAGTCTTCTCGACGCGGCTGTCGCGCAGGAACGTCGCGCGCGACCGGGGCTCAACGCCTCCCGCCTCTCCGAGCACACCGAGATCGAACGCAGCCGCGTCTCGCGTCTCACGCAGGAGCTGCGGGCGCGACAGTTCCTCACCAGAGACGACGACGCGCTGTTCTCGGCAGGACCTGCGTTCTTCGGCACGGCCGCCGTGCTCAACGCGGAGTGGCTACGGGCCGCCCGGGTCGCCCTGCGCGCGCTCGCCGCGCAGCTCGGAGTGAACGCGCTGATCACGGTCGCCGACGGTGCGCGGGGCGTGCTGCTGCGGTACGAGAGATCGAGGGACGGGTCCGATCGCTCCATCCGTGAGGGGCTGGTGACACCGATCTGGTGCACGGGCGCTGGTCGTGCGCTGCTGTGGGATCACACGCCCGAGCAGCTGGAAGCACTGCTCGACGACGTGCAGTTCATCGGCGTCGGTGGACCGACCGCCGCGCGTTCGACCGACGATGTGCGCGCGATGCAGGTGCGCGACATCGCCGACGGCCTGATCTCGGCGTCCGAGGAGTACGACGAGGGCATCGACGAGTTCGCTCTTCCGATCCGCCGCGGTGGTGCGGTCATCGCGTCGCTCGCGGTACGAGGGCGGCACAGGTCGAAAGGGGCGACGAAAGAGACGCGTGCTCTGCTCGCCCAGTTCGCTCGTGAGCTGACGGCCGCAGCCGACGGCGCCTGA